Genomic DNA from Candidatus Thermoplasmatota archaeon:
GGTCGAACACCTCCTCCAGGGGCAGGGCGGGGGCCGCGAACACGCGCCCGTCCGTGAACAGGAGCGCGCCGTGCTCGCCCTTCTTCACGACCACGGACGAGGGGCCCATGCGACGGATGGCCGCGGCGGCCTTCACGAGGTTGGGCGTGCGCGCGAGCTCTCGCGCCTCCGAGTCGTTCACGACGAGCACGTCCACGCGCTTCAGCACGGACGCGAGGTCGGAGGGCGCGTTCTCGATCCAGTAGTTCATCGTGTCGAGGACGGCAAGGACGGGCCGCGACGGCAGCTGGTCGAGCACCTTCCCCTGGATCGAGGGAAGGAGGTTGCCGAGGAACACGAAGGGCGTCTGCCGCCACGCGGGGGGAACCTTCGGGTCGAACGTGGCAAGCGTGTTGAGCTCCGTAAGCAGCGTGTCGCGCGCGTTCATGTCGAAGTGGTACCGGCCGGCCCACCGGAACGTCTTGCCCCCGGCCACGCGCTCGAGACCCGACAGGTCGACGCCGCGCGCGCGCAGGAACTCGAACGCGTCGGCCGGAAGGTCCTCGCCGCAGACGCCGACGAAGCGGACGGGCGCGAACAACGAGGCTGCGGCGCTTGCGTACACGGCGCTTCCGCCAAGCACGCCCTGCGCCTTGCCAAAGGGCGTCTCGACGTCGTCGAGGCCGATGGAGCCGACGACAAGGACCGGCTGCGGGCTCATGGCGGTCGCCACGCCGTCGGCCGATTTGAACCTGCCGCCCCGCGGCCTACTTGGCCGCAAGCTCGGCCTGCTGGATCACAAGCGTGCCCGAGTCCCGCTGCCACTCCGGCCGCGAAGCGACGATCTCCAAGCGCTTTTGGAACCACGGCGCGTCGAGCACGATGGACTCGTACTCGCCGCCCTCGCCCGACACGTGGACGCCCTTCTCGCGGTTCAACCGTTCGAGGTCCAAAAGCGCCTGCGGATCGAGCCTCCGGCCCAGCCACGACGCGTCGAGCCCTTCTGCCGCGCACGCCACGACGCGCGCGTCCACGCCCGCGTCGATGAGCTCCCGCACGAGACGCGAGCCGTCCTTGTGCCACAGCGGCGCGTAG
This window encodes:
- a CDS encoding PfkB family carbohydrate kinase — translated: MSPQPVLVVGSIGLDDVETPFGKAQGVLGGSAVYASAAASLFAPVRFVGVCGEDLPADAFEFLRARGVDLSGLERVAGGKTFRWAGRYHFDMNARDTLLTELNTLATFDPKVPPAWRQTPFVFLGNLLPSIQGKVLDQLPSRPVLAVLDTMNYWIENAPSDLASVLKRVDVLVVNDSEARELARTPNLVKAAAAIRRMGPSSVVVKKGEHGALLFTDGRVFAAPALPLEEVFDPTGAGDAFAGGFVGSLAAEGRVDEPSLRRAVIAGSAVASFCVERFSVEGLRDRSPKEIEARIAQFRELAHWS